The genomic segment GATCCTCATCGACGAGGCACACCGCCTCGCACCCGCCGGCTACCTCGAACCGAACTCGGTCCGTGCCCAGATACGCGACCTCCTCAAGGACGCCGTGCGCACGACGCGGAAATACGGAGTCGGCTGGTTGGTCATCAGCCAGACCCTGGCCAGCCTGCACCCCGAGATCATCTCGCAACTCCGCATCGCCTTTTTCGGCTATGGCCTCGGCCTCGGGCAGGAATACCGCGCGCTCGAGAGCTTCGCGGGCGGCGACGAGCACGCGCTCGCGCTCTACCGGCTCTTCCGCGACCCCCACTCGAGTTTCGATCCCACCAGCCGCGTCTATTCCTTCATGACGGTCGGGCCAGTCTCACCGCTCTCGTTCGCCGGCACACCGCTCTTCTTCAATGCGTTCACCGACGTGGCGGAGTTTCTCGCGGCCAACCGGCTCGCGCTCTCCCTGCCGACCGCTGCACCGTAGACGCACCCGGCGCTCACTGCACCCCAGCTGGCTGCGTCCGGCCACTAGCTGGTACCACGCCCGCCGCGTCTCCGGCCGCCACCGAGGGCCGGAAGCGCCGCAGCCGCAGCGAGTTCGAGACGACGAAGACCGAACTCATCGCCATCGCGAGACCCGCCAGCATCGGGTTGAGGAGGCCGAGCGCCGCGACCGGGATGAGGACGGTATTGTAGGCGAACGCCCAGAACAGGTTCCAGCGGATCGTCGCCAGTGTCCGGTGCGCGAGCTCGAGTGCAGCGAGCACGCCGCGCAAGTCCGGTCGTACGAGCACCACGTCTCCTGCCTCCAGCGCGACGTCCGTCCCGCTCCCCATCGCGATTCCGACATCCGCCGCTGCCAGCGCCGGCGCGTCGTTGATCCCGTCACCGACCATGGCGACGACCTCGCCCGCTTCCTGCAAGGAACGGACGACGCTCGCCTTCTGGTCGGGCAAGACTTCGGCGCGGACGTCGTCGATGCCGACGGCACGGGCGACGGACTGCGCGGTCGTCGCGTTGTCGCCGGTCATCAGCACCACGCGCAGGCCTCGGGTCCGCAGCGCCTCCACCACGGCCCGCGCCTCCGGGCGAGGTCGATCGGCCAGCGCGATGAGGCCGGCGACCACACCGTCGACCGCCACAGCCACGACGGTCTTCCCCTCGCGCTCCAACTCCGCGGCACGGTTGACGACTGGCTCCAACGCCACACCACGCCCGGTGAGGAAACGCGCGGTCCCGACCAGCACCGTGCGGCCAGCGACGACCGCCTCCACCCCGCCACCCGGCACCGCCTGGAACCGCTCGACCGGCAGAAGCGTGCCTGCGGCAGCCTCGACGATCGCTCGGGCGAGCGGATGCTCGCTGCGCGACTCGGCTGCAGCCGCGAGCGCGAGAAGGTCAGCGCGCTCCCAACCGGTGAGTGGCACGATATCCGTCACACTCGGGCGCCCTACCGTGACCGTCCCGGTCTTGTCGAAAACGAAGGTCGTCAGCCGCTCCATGCGCTCGAAGACGTCCGCCCGCTTGACGAGGATCCCCAGCTCGGCACCACGGCCCGTCCCGACCATGACCGCCGTCGGGGTCGCGAGTCCCATCGCGCAGGGGCACGCGATCACCAGCACCGCGACGGCTGGCAAGAGCCCACGCAGCGGATCACCGGTCGCCAGCCACCAGGCGGCGAACGTGACGAGCGCCACCGCGATGACGGCCTGCACGAAGACGCTCGCGACCCGGTCGACCAGCGACTGGATCGGTGCCTTCGAGCCCTGCGCCTGTTGTACGAGACGGACGATCTGGGCCAGTACCGTCGCTTGCCCGACCGCCGTCGCTTGCAGGACGAACGCACCGGTCGTGTTGAGCGTCCCGCCCCAGACGCGGTCGCCCGGCCCCTTCTCGACCGGCACGCTCTCGCCGGTCAGCATGCTCTCGTCGACAGCCGAGTGTCCCTCGACGACCACACCGTCGACCGGTATCCGCTCACCTGGCCGCACGATGACGAGGTCGCCTGGCAGCACCGCGCTGAGCGGGATCTCCTGCTCGACACCACCGCGCCGGACGCGCGCTGTCTTCGGCTGGAGACCCAGCAGGCGGCGCACTGCCGCCGAGGTCTGTCCGCGAGCCCGTCCTTCGAGATAGCGACCGAGCAGGATCGCCGCGATCACGACCGCCGCGACATCGTAGTAATAGTGCGTGCTGTGCAGGTGCGGCGAGAGCCAGGCCTGCAGCGTGCTGGCGAGAGACGAGAAGAAGGCGGCGCTCGTCCCGAGGCTCACCAGCGTATCCATCGTGAACTGCCGGTGCCGGAGGTTGCGCAACGCCGCGAGGTGGAAGCGCCGGCCGAACCAGCCCCAGACGGGCACAGTCAACCCGAGCAGGAGCAGCCCCGACCACGGCGAGGCCGGCAAGAACATGTTCAGCACGACGACCGGTACGGCGAAGAGCCAGGCCAGGAACACCTCGCGCCGCAAGCGGGCGAGCTCGGCAGCCCGGCGCTGCTCCGCTTCGTCACGCTCCACTTCCAGGCCCGCCGCGTGACGTTCCACAACGTGTGCGCGGTACCCTGCTTCCTCCACAGCGTGGAGGAGCGCGTCGAGGCTGGCGACCCGCGGGTCGTACCGCACCAGTGCCTGCTCCGTCGCCAGGTTGACACTCGCCTCGGCGACACCGGGGACACGGGTCAACGCCCGTTCGACCCGTCGGACGCACGAGGCGCAGGTCATCCCCTCGATCGCGAGCTCGACTGTCGCCTCGTTTTCCGGCTCCGCGACGGTCTCGAGCCCGAGCGGTCGCGCCTGATAGCCGGCCCGCTCGATGGCCGCGGCGAGTTCCTCGACCGCGATGTCCGGCCGCGCGAGCGTCACGCGCGCTTCCTCGGTCGCCAGGTTCACGTCTGCCGCAACGACGCCCGGGACAGTAGCCAGCGCACGCTCGACGCGGCGGACGCACGAAGCACAGGTCATCCCCGCGATCGCCAGGCGGACGACCGGCCCCGTCTCCGTCGTCTGTCCATGCTGCTTCGTCTCGCTCATCGTCATGCGCACTCGTCCTCTCACCCGACGCTCCGGGTGAAGCGCTCGATCGCCTCGGTCAGCTCCTGGATCGCTGCTTCCTTGTCCTCGGCATTCAGGACACAGCCGCGAATGTGGTCTTCCAGGAGCACCAGCCCGACGCTCCGCGCTGCCGCGATCACCGAGGACAGCTGGATCAGGATGTCGACACAGTAGCGATCTTCTTCGACCATGCGGATGATGCCGCGCACCTGCCCCTCCATCCGGCGCAGGCGCGCGAGAATCCGCTCCTTGTCCGCGCGGTAGGAATCGACCCGCCGCTCGCAACCCGTCTCGTCCACTCGCTCGTCCATCGCACCCTCCAGATACCCCTCCCGGGTATGCAGGGCAAGCATACACCAGCTGGCTTCGCTCGGCAAGACCGGACGCAGTGTGGCGTTGCCTGGACTGACAGCTCTCCGGGAAGCCACGCGATGGACCACCGAGAGCCGTGCTCAGGGGAAGACGCGCAGCCCTTCGGGAACGAAAGCGGAACGGGTGCCAAGTTCAGCGCACAGCCTGCGCATCCGTTCGCACTGGCGAGCTGCCCGGAGCGGATCGGAGCGGCGAGCCTGGAAGTCGGCGATGACGGTGGGAACCAGCACGAATTCCACGAGCGTCCTGCCTTCGAGCATCGCGACGAACACGAACGACTCGTCGTTGCGCTCCACCTCGTCGACGGCATAGTCGTCGACGAAATCGCCGCAGCTGTAGAGAATGGCACCGCCGAGATAGAACTCGATACCACGCGTCACGTGCGCACTGTGCCCGTACACGATCCGCGCACCGGCAGCGATGAGCGCTCGCCCGGCACGGACGTGTTCCGGTAACGGCCGTTCACCCCAGTTCGGTCCCCAGTGGTAGGAGACGATGACGAGGTCATGCGTCGCGGCAGCCTCCTCGACGATCGCCAGCAGCACCTGGAAACGCCCGTCGGCCAGGTCACAGGGAGCGAAGAAGATGCCCGGCTCCGTCGGGCTCGCTTCCCAACCCGGCTCGTTGTCCGTTACCGCGACGAACGCACAGCGCAAGCCCGCAAGAGTCAAGGTGGCTGGACGACACGCGTCGTCCAGGTTGCGCCCCGCGCCCGCATGCGCGATTCCAGCTGCATCGAGCGTCTCGAGCAGGTCGCGCAGCGCATCGTCACCGAAGTCGAGCACGTGGTTGTTGGCGAGCGAGAGGGCGGTGATCCGGGCGGCCTGCAAGACTGCGACGTTCTTGCGGTCGCTCCGGAAGACGAAGCGCTTGCCCGGCCACGGCTCACCCCGGTCGGAGAGGACACACTCCAGGTTGGCGAAACACGCATCGGCTCCCCTCAGGACAGGGAGAACGTCGCCCCAGATGGAGGCTGGGGGCCGAGTCCGTAGGACACGGTTGACGAGCCGCCCCAGCATCACGTCACCTATGAAGGCGATACGGTAACGACTACTGGACATCGCGCACGACTCGATCAGTGCGCTGGCGGACCCAGGCCCCGCAGCTCGAGCGTCGCGACCGTCCCACTCGCTCGATCGACGACCCGCACCGCATGGTTGTTCGTATCTGCGATGTAGACAGCATCTCCTGCGACAGCCAACCCGCTCGGTTCCCAGAAGCGGGCACGGTCGGCCGGCCCGTCCTCGTGGCCCGGCTGACCGTCACCGAGCCAGGAACGGCAGACGCGGGTCGCCGGGTCGAGTCGCTTGACCTTGTGGTTGTAGGTATCGGCCACCAGGAGCTCGCTTCCCGTCCAGGCGACGTCGAGCGGGTGCTGCAGACGCACCTCGTCACCAGCCCCGTCACGATCGCCGAAATCGAAGAGTCCTGTGCCGACGAGCCGCCCGACCTTGGGATTCACGGCACCCGGCAGGTCGACAGTCCGCACCGCACTCGCCTCCGGGCAAGCGACGTACAGCACGCGCCCGTCGCTCGACAGCCCGGAGGGCTGGGCGAACCAGGCCCGCTCCAGCGGGCCTCCCTGGATACCCTCCATCCCCGAACCAGCGTACGGTTGGAGGAGACCGCTCGCCAGGTCGAGCACCCAGATCTGATGACTCCCGGCCATGGCGATGAAGAGCAGCCCCTCGCGATACCAGAGTGCCCAGGGGGAGCGGAGGTCGAGCTGACGTGCCGGCCCCGCCTGCGGATAGCTGTGGCCGAGCCGTCCGGTTCCCGCGACCGTCTCGACCGTCTCGCGTTGGAAGTCGATGCGCCGGATCGCGTGGTTCCCACGGTCAGCCACGTAAGCCACCTCGCCCACCATGACGACGCCCTGCGGTTCGCAAAAGCGGGCTGCCTCGAAGCGACCGTCGCGGAGTCCCGGTGTCCCGTCACCGATGAGCCCTGTCACCGTCCCGTCGAGCCGGGCGAGCACCAGCCGGTGGTGCCCGCTGTCGCTGACGACGAGGAGGTCACGGCCCGGTTCGGCGGCCAGCTTGCCCGGAAACGCCAGGGGTGTCCTGGGTCGCGGCTCGGGCGCAAGCCACTCGGGCAGCCCTGCCAGTGCGACGCCAGCTCGCTCGAGCAAGCGTCCGACGGCACGCACGAGACTTTCGGCCGGAATCTCTCCCTCGTGCACGCCGAGAATATGCCCGTCAGGGCCGACGAAGACGAGCGTCGGCCAGGCACGGACAGCATAGGTGCGCCAGAGACGCAGCTCGGGATCGTGCACGACCGGATGCGTGATCGCTTCGCGGAGGACGGCCTGGCGGACGTTCGCTGCTTCTCGCTCGTTCGGAAACTTGGGTGAGTGCACCCCGATGACGATCACCTGGTGGGGATAGCGTTCCTCGACCGCCCGCAACGCGGGCAGGACGTGCAGGCAGTTGATTCAACAGTAGGTCCAGAAGTCGAGGATCACCAGCCGCCCGGCGAGGTCGGCGAGCCGGAGCGGCCGCTGCACGTTGAACCAGACGAGTCCAGGTGGGAATTCTGGAGCATGGACTGGCCCGTAGGGATCATTCCAGCGCTGCACGGAAGCCTCCTCGAGACGAAACGAACTCGAACGCATCCAATCGTAACCCGGAGCCTGGATCAGGGGAGTGCCGAGCGACGCATCAGCTTCTCGGACAACACACCGCCTGTGGTTATCCGCACACCCCATTCGATCACCTGAGGAACAGAGCTCTCGAACGCTTGGCTACGAAACTCGCCGAACCGTACCGTTCTTCGCGCTCGGTTTCCCGTTTCGGCCCCTTGACAGCCCCCCGGGGGACTCGCTTAGACTCCAGACGTGCGGTCCACTCGTGACGGTGCCCCACCGTCTCACCCACCGTCAGGTCGGATACGCCCGGGCGTGGCTGCCCCCGTCACTGCGCAGCCATCGGCGCGAAACTGGAGGGACTGTATGAGTACCGATCTTTTGGTGGGCGATGCGTATTTCGCCCGCAGCCGGCAGCTGTTCGAGCGGATCAGCCGCACGATCGCCGGTGGCGAAAGCTCCTATGCACGACTCAAGAAGGGTCTCGAGCTCTGCTTCGACCACGGTGAAGGTTCGCACTTCTGGGACGTCGACGGTCACGAGTACATCGACTACTCCCTCGGCTACGGCCCGCTGATCTTCGGTCACAAACCGCGCCGCGTGATCCAGGCCGTCCTCGAAGCGATCGAACGCTACGGGACCATCTCGACCTTCCCGTACGAACTCGATGCCGAAGTCGGCGAGCTGTTCACCGAACTGGTACCAGGAGTCGATCTCCTGCGGTTCGCCAACTCCGGTACCGAGGCGACGATGGCAGCAGCTCGCCTGGCACGTGCCTATACCGGTCGACCGAAGATCGTCCAGATGGAGGGAGCGTATCACGGCTGGGCCGACACGCACTTCTGGTCGAGCCACCCCGACGTCTGGCGCCCACAGCTCCGACCGTATAGCCCGCGTCCGATCCCCGGTTCGCGCGGTATCCCCGAGGTCTACGGGGAGGCGCTCCTGATCGCCCAGTACAACGACCGTGCGAGCCTCGAGCGCCTGTTCGCCGAGCACGGCGAGGAGATCGCGGCTGTCCTCGTCGAGCCCGTGCAGTGCAACTCGGGTGTGATCCTCCCTGAGCCGGGGTATCTCGAGTTCCTGCGGGAGATCACGCGGGCCTACGGTGCGCTGCTCATCTTCGACGAAGTGATCACCGGTTTCCGGCTCGCTCCCGGTGGAGCACAAGAGCGTCTGGGCGTGATCCCCGACATCGCGACCTATGCCAAGGCACTCGGTGCTGGCTTCCCGATCGCCGCTTTCGGCGGCTCACAGGAAGTCATGCAGCTCGAGGCCACGAACCAGGTCATGCATGGCGGTACTTACACCGCCAACGTCGTCGCGCTGGCGGCAGCCCGCGCCGTGCTCAGCGAGATGAAGACCCGGCGGGAGGAGCTGTGGGCCGTCCTCGACGGGTTCGGCGAGCGCGTGCGCGAGGGACTCCGGGAAGCCTGCGAGGCAGCTGGACTGCGCTGCATCGTCCAGGGCATCGGGCCGGTCTGGCACATCTTCTTCGCCAAGCCGGATGCGCCGGCGCTCGACCGGATCCGGAACTACCGCGAAGCGCACGCCTACGCGAGCATCGACATCTACGACCGGTTCAACCGGGCGATGCTCAAGCGTGGCGTCTACTTCCATCCGTATCACCTCGAGCGCTGGTTCATCTCGACCGCGCACAGCGAGGCGGACGTGCAAGCGACGCTCGAGGCAGCATACGAGGCAGCGCTCGAAGTTGCACGCTCGCTCCGTGAACAGCCGGTCGCCGATCCAACGAACCTGGCGATGCCGGGTATCGCCCAGTAAGACGCCCGGTGAGCGGTGTGCTAACGGAAGGCGGGCGAGGGTCCTCGCCCGCCTTCGTTCTTATCCGCGTCGGCACTCCGACTAGACGCGCTGCTTCTGGAAGTACTCGCGGTTCTTCTGGAGGTAATGCCGCCACTGCTCGGGGAGGTCGTCTTCGAAATAAATCGCCTCGACCGGACAGACCTCAGCACAGACGCCGCAGTCGATGCACTCGTCCGGGTTGATGAAATACTGCTCCGCCTCGGGATCCGACTTGATGCAGTCGACCGGGCACACTTCGACGCAGGACGCGTCCTTCACCCCGATGCAGGGTTCAGCGATCACGTACGTCATCCGCTTCCTCCCTCAGCTTCACCGGCGCCCTCGCCGGTACTCGCTAACCGCCGTTGGTTGCGTTGCCAGTATACACACCGACCGGGAATCGAAAAGCGGGGCGCCTCATGCGCCCCGCGCCGTTCCGCGCTGCGTCAGCGCGGGATCGCGCCCCGCGAGTAGAGCCACTTCACGAAGCGCAGTCGATGCCACTGCTTCCGGGAATCCATGTATTCGATGTAGGGATACATGTCCCGCAGCTCGCGCAGCCGAGCGATCTGCTCAGGCGTGAACCCGAGCTGCTCGAGGCGCAGCAACTCGGCCTGCTCTTCGGGGCGCGGCGTCAATGCCTTCGAACCGGTCATGACCGCCTCCCTCAGTTCACGCGCCCCTCTGGGCGGTGTCGCGACGTATCCGATCCAGAAGATCGGACAGTCCGCACCGCAAGTATAGCATGCCGCAGCTCGCCGCAGAATCAGCCCTCGCCGCCCTCGGAAGCCTCGACCGACTCTTCTCCTGCCTCCTCGACGAGCAAGGCACGGCGCTCCAACCGCTTGCGTCGCCGCTCCTCGCGCTTCTTCCGCGGCTGCGCCTGCGCCTTCTCGAGACG from the Thermomicrobium sp. 4228-Ro genome contains:
- a CDS encoding heavy metal translocating P-type ATPase, with translation MSETKQHGQTTETGPVVRLAIAGMTCASCVRRVERALATVPGVVAADVNLATEEARVTLARPDIAVEELAAAIERAGYQARPLGLETVAEPENEATVELAIEGMTCASCVRRVERALTRVPGVAEASVNLATEQALVRYDPRVASLDALLHAVEEAGYRAHVVERHAAGLEVERDEAEQRRAAELARLRREVFLAWLFAVPVVVLNMFLPASPWSGLLLLGLTVPVWGWFGRRFHLAALRNLRHRQFTMDTLVSLGTSAAFFSSLASTLQAWLSPHLHSTHYYYDVAAVVIAAILLGRYLEGRARGQTSAAVRRLLGLQPKTARVRRGGVEQEIPLSAVLPGDLVIVRPGERIPVDGVVVEGHSAVDESMLTGESVPVEKGPGDRVWGGTLNTTGAFVLQATAVGQATVLAQIVRLVQQAQGSKAPIQSLVDRVASVFVQAVIAVALVTFAAWWLATGDPLRGLLPAVAVLVIACPCAMGLATPTAVMVGTGRGAELGILVKRADVFERMERLTTFVFDKTGTVTVGRPSVTDIVPLTGWERADLLALAAAAESRSEHPLARAIVEAAAGTLLPVERFQAVPGGGVEAVVAGRTVLVGTARFLTGRGVALEPVVNRAAELEREGKTVVAVAVDGVVAGLIALADRPRPEARAVVEALRTRGLRVVLMTGDNATTAQSVARAVGIDDVRAEVLPDQKASVVRSLQEAGEVVAMVGDGINDAPALAAADVGIAMGSGTDVALEAGDVVLVRPDLRGVLAALELAHRTLATIRWNLFWAFAYNTVLIPVAALGLLNPMLAGLAMAMSSVFVVSNSLRLRRFRPSVAAGDAAGVVPASGRTQPAGVQ
- a CDS encoding metal-sensitive transcriptional regulator, which gives rise to MDERVDETGCERRVDSYRADKERILARLRRMEGQVRGIIRMVEEDRYCVDILIQLSSVIAAARSVGLVLLEDHIRGCVLNAEDKEAAIQELTEAIERFTRSVG
- a CDS encoding CapA family protein, translated to MSSSRYRIAFIGDVMLGRLVNRVLRTRPPASIWGDVLPVLRGADACFANLECVLSDRGEPWPGKRFVFRSDRKNVAVLQAARITALSLANNHVLDFGDDALRDLLETLDAAGIAHAGAGRNLDDACRPATLTLAGLRCAFVAVTDNEPGWEASPTEPGIFFAPCDLADGRFQVLLAIVEEAAATHDLVIVSYHWGPNWGERPLPEHVRAGRALIAAGARIVYGHSAHVTRGIEFYLGGAILYSCGDFVDDYAVDEVERNDESFVFVAMLEGRTLVEFVLVPTVIADFQARRSDPLRAARQCERMRRLCAELGTRSAFVPEGLRVFP
- a CDS encoding NHL domain-containing thioredoxin family protein, whose amino-acid sequence is MRAVEERYPHQVIVIGVHSPKFPNEREAANVRQAVLREAITHPVVHDPELRLWRTYAVRAWPTLVFVGPDGHILGVHEGEIPAESLVRAVGRLLERAGVALAGLPEWLAPEPRPRTPLAFPGKLAAEPGRDLLVVSDSGHHRLVLARLDGTVTGLIGDGTPGLRDGRFEAARFCEPQGVVMVGEVAYVADRGNHAIRRIDFQRETVETVAGTGRLGHSYPQAGPARQLDLRSPWALWYREGLLFIAMAGSHQIWVLDLASGLLQPYAGSGMEGIQGGPLERAWFAQPSGLSSDGRVLYVACPEASAVRTVDLPGAVNPKVGRLVGTGLFDFGDRDGAGDEVRLQHPLDVAWTGSELLVADTYNHKVKRLDPATRVCRSWLGDGQPGHEDGPADRARFWEPSGLAVAGDAVYIADTNNHAVRVVDRASGTVATLELRGLGPPAH
- a CDS encoding aspartate aminotransferase family protein — translated: MSTDLLVGDAYFARSRQLFERISRTIAGGESSYARLKKGLELCFDHGEGSHFWDVDGHEYIDYSLGYGPLIFGHKPRRVIQAVLEAIERYGTISTFPYELDAEVGELFTELVPGVDLLRFANSGTEATMAAARLARAYTGRPKIVQMEGAYHGWADTHFWSSHPDVWRPQLRPYSPRPIPGSRGIPEVYGEALLIAQYNDRASLERLFAEHGEEIAAVLVEPVQCNSGVILPEPGYLEFLREITRAYGALLIFDEVITGFRLAPGGAQERLGVIPDIATYAKALGAGFPIAAFGGSQEVMQLEATNQVMHGGTYTANVVALAAARAVLSEMKTRREELWAVLDGFGERVREGLREACEAAGLRCIVQGIGPVWHIFFAKPDAPALDRIRNYREAHAYASIDIYDRFNRAMLKRGVYFHPYHLERWFISTAHSEADVQATLEAAYEAALEVARSLREQPVADPTNLAMPGIAQ
- a CDS encoding 4Fe-4S dicluster domain-containing protein is translated as MTYVIAEPCIGVKDASCVEVCPVDCIKSDPEAEQYFINPDECIDCGVCAEVCPVEAIYFEDDLPEQWRHYLQKNREYFQKQRV